From the genome of Sporomusa sphaeroides DSM 2875:
CGCCATTGACTGTCCGCACTCCCGGCCAGCCTTTTGCAATATCATGCAACAACGCCGCCCAGCGCAGCACAGGGTCACATGGTGCCAGGCCGACAACGTCCAGGGTATGCCGCCAGGCATCATACAAATGATAGCGCGGATTTTGCGGCAACCCGTCAAGGTGGCAAAGCTCCGGCAGAATGGGAACAGCCTGTACCTGCTGCTGGTTCCGCATCTGGCAGCAGACGGCCAACAGCCCGGCTTTTAAAAGAATATCCAGACCCTGGGCCGCAAAATCGGCCAGCAGAATTTTCTCTAGTTCGTTGCGAACCCGTTCGACCGATAAGCCGCTAACCCGTTCGAGATTATCGGTAATTGCCTGGAAAGTAGCGGCTTCCAGCGTAAAATTGAACCTGGCGGCAAACCGGGCAGCCCGGAACATTCTCAGCCCATCCTCGGCAAAACGTTCTCTGGGTGCGCCTACTGCCCGGATAATCCCGGCAGCTAAATCCTCCCGCCCGCCGAATAGGTCAATCACGCTGCCGTCAGCAGCCAGCGCCATAGCATTTATGGTGAAATCCCGTCTGGCCAGGTCTTGTGCCAGGCCAACTCCCAGCTCGACCGACTCAGGCCGGTGACTGTCGGCACCATACCTTTCACTGCGGAAAGTGGCTATCTCATAGCTGTGTCCGGCGGCAACAACGGCCACCACACCGAAGGCCGCCCCCACCATAACAGCCTTCCAGCCCTGTTTTTCAGCGATGCCGGCAATACGCTCAGGCACTGCACTTGTAGCAATATCAATATCAACCGGCGGCACCCCGCGCAAAAGATCGCGAACAGCACCGCCCACAATATAGGCTTCATGGCCGGCAGCAGCCAGCGCCGCCATAATGTTCCGGGCCGTTTCCATTAGCCGCTCACCCGGCGGCCGGTTAATTCTACAAATACATCTTCCAGACTGGTATGCCGCAGCGTCGCATTAACTGCCAGTGTTCCGGCAAACGCCGCTGCGTCTGTCCGGCTGGCAAAAAAACGGTATTGTGTGCCTTCGCTTTCGGCCCACTCCACAACATAGTTGCCCAGTCGTTCGCAAAGTGCGGTAGGGCTGTTAAGCGCAATCAGCCGGCCCTTTTCCATAATAGCCACCCGCCGGCAAAGATTTTGGGCTTCTTCAATATAATGGGTAGTCAATAACACGGTCAAACCATCGGCATTCAAGTGCCTGATGAGGTCCCACAGCCGCCGTCTGACCTGCGGGTCAAGTCCTACCGTCGGCTCGTCAAGAAATAGGACTTTTGGCTTATGTAAGAGCGCCCGCGCAATCATTAACCGCCGTTTCATCCCGCCGGAAAATGTATTAACCATATCGTTGCCCCGGTCTCTTAGCTCCACATACTCCAGCAACTCTTCCCGGCGCGCTTCCCGCTCACCGCACGGCAGATGGTGCAGCCGCCCATGCAGATCAAGATTTTCCCTGGCAGTTAAATCACTGTCAAGATTAAAGTGCTGGGGAACAACGCCGATAACCGACTTAATGGCGATTTCATCATGCGGCAGACGCCAGCCGTTGATGGTCACAGCACCGGCAGTCGGCCGGGTAAGCATGGTTAGAATTCTTATTGTTGTCGTTTTCCCGGCACCGTTAGGGCCAAGCAAGCCGAAGGTTTCTCCCTGCTCAATGGTTAGATTCAAATTATCAACTGCTGTACGCTCGCCAAACTTTTTTACCAAACCCTCTATAGCAATCATAACAACCTCACCTAATACATTTATGTTATATTTTTTCAACAATTCCCTGAAAAGTCCTCCTGCCTATTTTGTCCATAGGTCAAAAGTCCTATATGGAAACTGTCATCATAAATGGTATTATACATTTATCAGTCTATATTTAGGAGGTAAATCCGGGTGTGACTCAGTTTAAAGCTAATTTTGATGAATTAGAGCAAATATTTAACGCCACTGTTGACGGCATTTGCGTTATTGACCGGGAGTTTACCATACTGAGAATGAATGACGCATTTAGCGCCATGACAGGGATTTCACGCGAAACTTCACCCGGTAAAAAGTGCTTCGAGGTAATGCCCAAGACTGCCTGCAAAATTAAGCATTGCCCGTTGAACCAGCTATTAATCACAGGCAAAGGCTTCTCCACCGACATTACTATGACTGCTGGTACTAATGAACAAAAATATTACATTCTAACAGTCACACCACTATTTAATGCCGACGGCCAATTAATTGGTATCGTAAAAAATCTTAAAGACATCACCGAACGCAAGCGTTTGGAACAACAATTAATAACCCTCAATCAAACCTTAGAAAAAAGAGTAAATGAACGGACGCAAGAACTCAAAGACCGTGAAGCTCAGCTTATTCATATGCTGTATACCGACTCACTCACCAAACTGCCTAACCGTTTGCGGCTGCTGCGGGATGTGGAAAAATCCCAGGTACCGGTAGTGGCACTCATCAATATCGACGATTTTGAACAAATAAACAATTTTTATGGTTATGCCAAAGGCGATTTTATTCTGGTCCACCTGGCGCACCTGCTGGCAGATATACTGCCTACATCCGCCTACCAGCTTTACCGGGTGCATGCCGACGAATATGCCATCTTCCTGGATGCCCGGCGGGCGGCCAACCTCCCGGACGTTTTAGACAGTTTTGAACAGCTGGCCAAGCAAGTTACCGGAATCATACCTTCCAACAAGTTCACGAACAACCAGCAGGAAGTGCAGCTTAGGGTAACCATGGGCATAGCCTTTACGATAAGCGACAATCCAGAAAAGCTGGTCATAAAGGCAGATATCGCCTTACGCGAAGCTCGCAGCCACCGGAAACCCTATCTGTTCTTTAAAGAGTCGGAAGGCATTGATGCCCGCTATCAGGATAACATCAAATGGGCCAATTTACTGCAGGATGCGATTAAACATGATCGTATCGTGCCTTATTTTCAGCCGATCTATAACCATCGACACCCGCATAACCAGCATTATGAGGTGCTGGCCCGCCTTATTGATAATCACGGCAATATTATTTCGCCGTTTCAATTTATCAACATTGCCAAAACCACCAGACAATATCCGGCTATTACCAAGGCTATTATTGAAAAATCCTTTGCCCTCTTTCATGATCTGCCTGGCGAAATCTCGATAAACCTTGATGTTGAGGATATGGAAGACCTCCCAACCACCAGCTTGATTCAAGAGCAGCTGGCAAAATATAATATAGCTGACAGAGTAGTTTTTGAGGTGCTGGAAAACCATCGTCTTGAAGGCCACACTGCGGCGGTCCAGTTTTTGCAAACACTAAAAGCCGCCGGCTGCAAACTGGCTGTCGACGATTTTGGCTCAGGCTACTCCAACTTTGCCTACGTCCTCTCCCTGGATTTTGACTATCTGAAAATTGATGCTTCCCTGATTAAAAATATTGATAAAGATTCCCATTCCCAGACAATAGTCAAAAGCATAGTCACCTTCGCTCAGGACATGGGCATTAAAACCATTGCCGAATTTGTCCATTCGGAATCGGTATTTGACGCTGTTCAGAATTGTAATATAGATTTTTCCCAGGGATACTATATTGGTAAGCCCGGCCCCTGGCCGGTAGTTATATGACAAAAAAATCCGTTATACCAGTTTATCATAAGCCATAGCAAGAAACCCTAGACTTATTTGCCGTAAGTCTGGGGTTTCTTGCTATACTGCCAAATGCACGTTACTTAGCCGGCCATGTTCGCACACTACCGCACTATAAAAGCATATTTTCAAAACAACCAAGTAATAGGGAAATTTTTCAAGCTACATTCTGTAAGAAGAAGAAATGATGAAATTAATCAAAAAAACCTTGCTAAAATGCCTATTTTTGCCCAATTTCGCTCTTGATTTTCAGTAACAAATTTTTATAATTATACTTGTTAGCACTCAACGATTGAGAGTGCTAACAAAAAAAATACACAAAGGGGGTTTTGCCCATGATCAAACCATTAAGCGACAGGGTAGTCATCCAAGCTTTGGAACGAGAAGAAAAGACCAAGAGCGGTATTGTCCTTCCCGATACTGCTAAAGAAAAGCCCCAGGAAGGCAGAATTGTGGCTGTCGGCAACGGCAGACTTCTGGATAACGGCCAGCGCGTATCCCTCGACGTCAAAGCAGGCGACAAGGTTATGTTCTCTAAATACGCTGGCACTGAAATCAAAATCGATGGACAGGACTACCTCATTCTCAGCGAGCGGGATGTCCTGGCAATTATTGAATAAATAAAGGGGGTAAAGCAACATGGCGAAACAAATTATTTTTGACGAAGAAGCACGCCGGGCACTGGAAAGGGGCGTCAATGCGCTGGCGAACGCGGTAAAAGTCACTTTAGGCCCCAAAGGGCGCAATGTCGTGCTGGATAAAAAATTTGGCGCGCCGACGATTACCAATGATGGCGTGACCATTGCCCGGGACATTGACTTAGAAGATCCGTTTGAAAATATGGGAGCCCAACTCGTTAAAGTGGTTGCCACAAAAACTAACGATGTGGCCGGTGACGGAACCACTACCGCCACGCTGCTGGCTCAAGCCATGGTCCGCGAAGGTATGCGCAATGTAGCTGCCGGCGCCAACCCGATGATCATTAAAAAAGGCATTGAGCGGTCGGTTACCGCACTGGTAGATGAAATTAGACAGGGCGCCAAAAAAGTGGAGACTAAGGATGCCATTGCCCAGGTGGCTTCGATTTCAGCGTCCGATGAAGAAATTGGCAAGTTGATTGCCGAAGCTATGGACAAAGTAGGCAAAGACGGTGTTATTACTGTAGAAGAAGCCAAGACCATGGGTACCGACCTTGAAGTCGTGGAGGGCATGCAATTTGACCGAGGCTACATATCGCCGTACATGATTACTGACACCGACAAAATGGAAGCTGTACTCAGCGAGCCTTACATCCTGATCACCGACCGTAAGATTGGGGCCATCGCCGATTTGCTGCCCATATTGGAAAAAGTCGTTAAACAGGGTAAAGAACTGTTAATTATTGCTGAAGATGTTGAGGGCGAAGCACTCGCTACGCTTGTAGTCAATAAACTTCGCGGCACTTTCCGGGCCGTTGCCGTAAAAGCCCCCGGCTTTGGCGACCGCCGCAAAGCTATGCTGGAAGACATCGCTATTTTAACCGGTGGTAATGTAATCACCGAAGATCTTGGCCGCAAGCTGGACAGTGTTGAACTAAGCGATCTTGGCCGGGCCCGCCTGGTTCGCGTCGCCAAGGAAGAAACCACAATTGTTGACGGCTCCGGTTCTGCTGATACCATAAAAGGCCGCGTTGGCCAGCTCAAAGCCCAGATCGACGAAACTACCTCCGACTACGACAAGGAAAAACTGCAAGAGCGTTTGGCCAGGCTGGCTGGCGGAGTCGCCGTCATCCGCGTCGGTGCTGCCACCGAAGTAGAACTGAAGGAAAAGAAACTTCGTATTGAAGATGCGCTTAATGCCACCCGAGCTGCGGTTGAGGAAGGTATTATCCCTGGCGGCGGCACGGCCTTCATTGATGTACTTCCTGTTCTCGACAAGATCATTGCTGCCGGCGACGAAGCAACCGGCGTAGCTATCGTAAAACGCGCCGTCGAAGAACCGCTGCGGCAAATCGCCAACAATGCCGGCCTCGAAGGATCAGTTATCGTCGAAAATGTCAAAAAAGCCGGCAAGGGCATTGGCTTTAATGCTCTGACAGAAGAATACACTGACATGATTGCCGCCGGTATCGTCGATCCGGCAAAGGTAACCCGCTCTGCCCTGCAAAACGCAGCCAGTATTGCGGCCATGGTGCTTACCACTGAAACCTTGGTCGCTGACAAACCGAAAAAAGAACCCCCGCTGCCCGGTGGAGGAATGGACGGGATGATGTAGGCGGCAAATAAACCTTGGTAATGTGCACACTATAACTACTACCAAAAAGAAAAGGAGATGGTCGTATGTTCGGTTTAGTACCCTTCCGAAACCGGAATTTGCCGGCACGGGATCATTTTAACCAGCTTATGCACGGGTTCTTTGATGATGATTTTATCACCCCGTTTGGGAACATGGGCAATCCCTTCCGCATAGATCTCCGCGAAACGGAAAGCGCCTATATTGTAGAAGCAGACTTGCCCGGAATCAAAAAAGGCGATATCACTTTACAATATGAAAACCAGTATCTGACTATTTCCGCCAAACGGGATGAGACTAGCGAAGTAAAAGATAATAGCTATGTACGCCGCGAAAGACGGTACGGACAATTTCAGAGAAGCATCTATATAGATAATGTTATGGATGATAAGATTGATGCAAAATTTGATGACGGTGTACTTACGGTAACTTTACCAAAACAAGACAAAACTAAAAAACGTCCGGGAAACATTCCTATACGCTAACGTGAATAACTGTCAGGGGACAAATTGACTTTTCTTATAAAACAAGGTCAATTTGTCCCCTTTAACAGTTAAATTAATAAGAATCGGCGACTCCAGCGTAACAAATACAGCCCCGGTTTCCAGCCTGAACTATTTCTTTAGCTAAATAAAATGGCCTCTCCCTCGCAGGAGAAGCCAAAGAATAAACTAACCTACAGTGGGAAACACAACCATGGGTAACACCCCTGACGCGGACGACAGAACTGGCGCGGTCGGCAGGACCAGCGCGGATTGCAGTTCCACCGGGGATTACAGTATCGCCGCGGATTGCAGCCAAAACCTAAGCCTAACCCCAAACCAACTACAAAAGGCAATACTTGCCGGTCTTCTCTGGTTTGGAATTCTTTTGCTTCCCAGTCATCGTCATCATCATCGTCGTCCCAGTCTTCAATTTCAGGCTCTTCCCAATAGGGACGCTTTCTATTATTCAAGTAAGTCCCTCCTTTACATGCCTTTGCTACATAATATGCAGACATCTGCAGTATTGCTACCGGAATAGCACAATAACCAAATATAACTCTCAGTATCCTATGAGGCAGTGTTGAAACGACCTCTCCCAGACATAAAAAAACCGACGGACGCCAAAAAACATCCATCGGTTTTTTTCTTTGCCTATACCTTAAACTTCATAATCATATCTTTTAGCTCTGCCGCCATGCTGGTCAGTTGTTCGGCACTGGCAGCCACTGTTTCCACGACGCCGGCTGTCTGCTCGGCACCGTCGGCTACTTCTTTACTAAGCCCTGCAGTCTCCTGCAACCCTTGCGCCATGCTGTTGATCAGCACCACAATCCGGCTTGAGGTCGCCACTTCCTCCTCAGCTACCTTCATAATCTGGTCAATATCAACTACCGTTTCACCGGCAGCCGTCAGGATGCTGTCAAGTGCATTGCTGACAGAACCGGTGGAGTCCACCACCTGCTCCATACCCGCCCGGCCATGTTGGGCAGCTGTCACAGCAGCGACGGTAGTATCTGTGACCTTGGCTAAGAGGGCGGCTACTTCCTGGGCTCCCTGACTTGACTGTTCGGCCAGTCTGCGCACCTCGTCAGCCACTACCGCAAAGCCGCGTCCGGCTTCGCCTGCCCTGGCGGCCTCGATGGCGGCGTTTAAGGCCAGCAGGTTGGTTTGAGCCGCAATGCCGGTAATGGTTTCCGTAATAACACCAATCTGGCTGGAATAAGCGTTAAGTTGGTTGATGAAGCCTTCGGTTTCGGTGATTTTAGTCTGCATCTGCGTAATACTGGCTACTGTAGCGGCTACTGTTGACTGCCCGGACATGGCCGCCTGGGAAGTAACGGCAGAAGTGCCCTGGGCAGAGACCGCCCGTTCCTTAGCCAGAGTTATTAGCCCAGCCAAGTCGGACACCACTGCGGCGGCTGTCTGGGCTGCCGCTTCCCCGGACTGAGCATTGTCAGCCACCCGCACCATATTACCGGCCACTTCCGTAACCGTAGAGCTCATCTCCTGACTGGAAGCAGCCAAATGCTCCGATGCCGCGGCTATCTCCCCGCTGGCCCGGCCGACAGCGGCAACAAGCTCAGCCTGATTGGAAATCATAGTATTAAACGCTTCCGTTAACCGGCCAATTTCATCCCTGGAAGTTACCTCCGCCTTCACCGTCAGGTCGCCTGCACCAGCCCGCTGCATCAAAGCCTCTACGGTTTGAATGGGCTTGGTCAGCTTGCGTGCCGACCAGACAGAAAAGCCAATCCCGAGAAGGAGAACAAGCAAGCCTGTTGTTCCCAGTGTAACCAGAATCTTATTCCGCGCAGCCAGCGCTTCGACTTCTGATTTTCCGGCAAACAGCACACCCACCGGCTGCTCATTACTGCCGATAAGCGGCTCATAATAGGTAATATACGGTATACCCAAAATCTTGGCATCCCCGGCAAAAGCCTGACCGCTGCCGGTTACTATTTCGGCAATTTTGCCATCCAAATTAGTTCCCACTACCCGTTTGCCATCCTGCATTATGGTAGTAGCTACCCGGACATTGCCGGCAAAAACCGTTACATCCACCTTGTGAATGGCTTTAATTTTGTCAACAAAAGCATCATGATTGACGGCAGAACCGGCGACAACTGCGCCAATCGTACTGCCTGCCGCATCTTTAACAGGCACAACCGACACCACCATAATGGTCTCGCCCGGCACAGCCTCATAATATGCGGCTGCGCCCCGCTGCATATGCTTTGCAGCTGTCTGTTGATTAACAGGCTTGCCTGTACTGGCAAGCATACGCCCCTGCCGGTCCAGCAGCTGAACAGCAGTAACATGTCCCTGGCTCACACCGGCAATCGCCCGCAAAGCGGCAGCAGGATCTTGAGCGGCCAGCGCCTGAACAATATCCGGCCGGCTGGCCGCCATTGCCGTCACCGCATTAGTCTCTTCCCGGTAGCCGTCAAGCTCCAAACGCAAACCGGCCACACCCTGAACCGCCGCTTCCCGGTTGACACTGTCGGCATAACGGGTGAAAAAATAGCTACTCCCGCTCAGCAGCAAAACAATCACTGCTAAAATGATACAACCGGTATAAAGCGACTGCTTAAACTGGATACTTTGAAACATGAAAAGTCCCTCCTCACGTTCGGAAAACAATTATTACTTAGTTTTTATAATTAAATAAATTCTAACTAAAATCGTAAAATCCTCTAGGTTAGAAAAATTTTCTTAACCGGCGAGTTAATACACCCCCTATGTTGGAGGACGTAAGTTCACCCAGGGTAGACTCTGATTAAATCCAATGTTTCGTTTCTTCTGAACAGGTCTCATTAAATAAGTCCTTTGGCAAGATATACCTTGTGCGCCGCCGACCGCCAGTCATGCAGCTTCCTGCCAAAGGCTACCGCGCCGGCCAACGCCAGTATCCCTCCCAGCAAAAAGGTATACGAAGTCCCGATAATACCGGCCACATGACCGGCCATCAAACTGCCAATAGGCGCGATACCGCCAAAAGACAGCACATACAAACTCATGACCCGGCCGCGCTTATCCTCATCCACCAGGGTTTGAATGATGGTATTGGTGGAAGCCATCTGAGCAATAATGCCGAAACCCATAATAAAAGCAATGACCAGTGAAAGTTCGAGACGTACCGACAGCGCAAACGCCATTAAACCCACCGAAAAAATAATTGATGTTACGGCAATCACCTTTTCAATGCCCACAATACTTGGACGTGACGCCAAAAAAATAGTTCCCACAAAGGCCCCGGCACCGAATGCCGCCATGAGCCACCCCAAAGTATCAGGACCACCGCCAAGTACTTCCCCGGCAAACAGCGGCATCAGCGGCAAAACGGGAAAGCCTACCAGACTCATCAACGCCAGCAACAATAGCACCATCCTAATCGGCAGCGAATTATAGGTATAGGCAAAACCTTCCTTTAAGCCGCCTGCTATGTTGCTGGAAGTTCCGGCAGCCGTTTGCGCTACCGTAATCTTCATTGCCAGCAACGCCCCAATGATTGCAATATAACTCAAGCCATTGAACAAATAACACAGCCCCTCGCCAAACACGGCAATTGCCAAACCGGCCACCGACGGACCGATAATTCTCGCACCATTAAACATGGCAGAATTGAGGGCAATGGCATTGGCCAAATCGTCCTTATCCTCAACGATTTGAGAAATAAATGCCTGCCTGGCAGGCATATCAAACGAATTAATAATACCCAGAAACGCATTAAGTACAACAATATGCCACACAGCTACTATGCCGCTAAATACCAAGCCTGCCAGCAGCAGCGCCTGAACCATGCTCAGTACCTGTGTCCAAATAATTACCCGGTATCGATTCCAGCGATCCAGCAGCACCCCGGCAATAGGAATCAGCACCACACCGGCAATTTGTCCGCTAAAGTCGACATTCCCCAAAACCTCCGGCGACTGCGTCAGACGATATACCAGCCAAACGGTAGCCGTCCGCTGCATCCAGGTACCGATAAGCGACATACCATGACCAAAGTAAAACAAGCGGAAATTGTGGTGTTTGAGTGCCCGAAAGGTCTCCCTCACAGCTAATCCTGCCATTTGCCACCTCCCAACGTGTTGGCAATTAATAGTGTATTCCAGAAAATAGACAGAGTCAACCTGTACTGCGGAGTATGAACAAAAGGGCGGCTCCTGCCTTTCTGCATCACAATCAGCAATGGGGCTGTCGCAAAACGTTTTTTCAAAAAAACGCAAAGCGACGCCCTTTTTTTGAGTAAACAGGCAAGAAACAGGCAGACAAACGCAGAAAAATAAACCCACTGGCGGGCTTATGGGCATGACAAAACAGAGGAAAGCTTTCCCCCTAAGAAAAAATATGTATATGCTTGTCAGGCTGTTTTAGGAATATGTAAATAGGTTCCACACCGGTCCTTTTGGATCTTGTTGTGGAGTTTGTTTAGGTTGTACCCCATACACAGTAAGAGAAATTCCGTCTGCACTTTGATGCTGCTCCTCAGCAGAAATCGCCGGAAGCCCATGTCCTGTTTGAGTACCCCAAAGGCTCCCTCTACCTGAATGGAACGGTTTAGGCGCAGCAGGATGCCTGCTTTGCTTTGGATACGCTCCTGCATTTGCCGCCTTTGTCGGAGAAAGGTTTTGGATACATACAGGTTCTTGCTCCTCTCTTCAAGCGGTGTCTTGCTTTTCCCTTTGATGCATTGGGCCTTATGCTCACAGCCGGCACACTCGGTGCAGGTGTAGACTGTTGTCACAATGGCATAGCCCGCCTTAGACCGGGTCTTTTTCTCATATGCCGCCCGGATTGGGTGGCCCTTGTGGCAGCGATAGCTGTCACTGCTCTCAGCGTAGGGCATATTTTCCCGCCTGCCGATATCGCTCTTGTACTTGCGGGTTTTGGCCTTTTCATAATTGGCCGGTTTAATGAACGCGGTTAGTTTGTTTTCTTCGCACCAGGTGTAGTTTTCCTCGCTCTCAAAGCCTGCGTCTGCTACCGGCTTGGTATAGCCCAATCCCTGAAGCTTCTTGAGCATTGGAATTAAGGTCTGGCTGTCGCTTCGCTCCTGAGTGATAGTGGCACCTACGATATATTCGGCATCCACTGCCAAGGTGGCATTGTAGCCGGGCTTTAACTGCCCGTTTTTCATGTGGTCTTCTTTCATCCGCAGGAACGTGGCGTCGCGGTCGGTTTTGGAAAAGCTGTTGCGTTCCCCGAAGCTGTGGTTGTAGTCGTCATATTTTTTCTGTCGGAGAAGGTATTGTTCCACCGTTTCCACCGCCCGCTGCAGCACACTTTTACGCTGCCCCTTACCGTTAACAAAGACGATGCCTTGTCGCGCCTGCAGCACTTTG
Proteins encoded in this window:
- a CDS encoding IS1182 family transposase, which translates into the protein MLTEKLQANYTTDGNIYQLVLPMDIGDIIPADDSVRLLSAVLERMDYSKLEAAYSRLGRIERSPKRLFKILVYGYMNGIYSSRKLEQACRRDVNFIYLLGREKAPDHATIARFRSERLTEVIDDLFAQLVGQLADAGELSLSSVFIDGTKLEANANRYSFVWKKSTQSNEQKMQAKMKVQLPVLAAKLGLRFHVGQKIKAKDLKKLRKQLKVLQARQGIVFVNGKGQRKSVLQRAVETVEQYLLRQKKYDDYNHSFGERNSFSKTDRDATFLRMKEDHMKNGQLKPGYNATLAVDAEYIVGATITQERSDSQTLIPMLKKLQGLGYTKPVADAGFESEENYTWCEENKLTAFIKPANYEKAKTRKYKSDIGRRENMPYAESSDSYRCHKGHPIRAAYEKKTRSKAGYAIVTTVYTCTECAGCEHKAQCIKGKSKTPLEERSKNLYVSKTFLRQRRQMQERIQSKAGILLRLNRSIQVEGAFGVLKQDMGFRRFLLRSSIKVQTEFLLLCMGYNLNKLHNKIQKDRCGTYLHIPKTA